A section of the Citrus sinensis cultivar Valencia sweet orange chromosome 8, DVS_A1.0, whole genome shotgun sequence genome encodes:
- the LOC102620707 gene encoding geraniol 8-hydroxylase-like encodes MRVLKMDHTLSCILWLLFTWLFVMALSSFYKRRKAGSEQQPPGPTPYPVIGNLLELGDKPHKSLAKLAKIHGPIMTLKFGQVTTVVVSSASMAKAILQNHDSSFCNRMVPDAACSYNHQEIGMVWLPVSTPWKNLRKICNLHIFSSHKLDANEDIRRKKIKHLLAYVEENCRVGQAIVIGQAVFNTSLNVLSNTIFSVDLVDPTAQEFKDIVWGIMTELGKPNLSDNFPLLKKLDLQGIRRRMTIHYSKIFEVFDRLIDQRLDQRQEHGYNTSTESSDLLDTLLNISQDKSVEIDGNDIKHLLLDLFVAGADTTSSTLEWAMAELLHSPEALSKARLELEQTIGRGKPLEESDITRLPYLQAVLKETFRLHPVAPLFLPRKASTDVEIAGFTVQKGSKVLVNAWAIGRDESTWDNPLIFMPERFLGSDLDVKGRNFELIPFGAGRRICPGLPLAIRMLHIMLGSLINSFDWKLEDEKMDMEEKFGITLQKAQPLRAVPMAI; translated from the exons ATGAGAGTTTTAAAGATGGATCATACGTTAAGCTGCATATTATGGCTTCTATTCACTTGGCTTTTTGTGATGGCTTTGAGTTCCTTTTACAAGAGACGCAAAGCAGGATCCGAACAGCAGCCGCCGGGGCCTACGCCTTATCCAGTGATTGGAAACCTCCTCGAACTTGGTGACAAACCGCACAAGTCACTAGCCAAGCTTGCCAAGATTCATGGCCCCATAATGACTCTAAAATTTGGCCAGGTAACCACCGTAGTGGTTTCTTCAGCAAGCATGGCAAAAGCTATCCTTCAAAATCATGATTCATCATTCTGTAACCGGATGGTCCCGGATGCAGCCTGTTCCTACAATCACCAAGAAATTGGGATGGTCTGGCTTCCTGTCTCAACACCGTGGAAAAATCTACGAAAAATATGCAACTTACATATTTTCTCTAGTCACAAACTTGATGCCAATGAAGACATCCGGCGCAAGAAAATCAAGCATCTACTTGCTTATGTTGAAGAAAATTGCCGTGTGGGGCAAGCAATAGTGATTGGCCAAGCTGTTTTCAATACTTCACTTAATGTGTTATCCAACACAATTTTTTCCGTCGATTTGGTTGATCCCACTGCGCAAGAGTTTAAGGATATAGTTTGGGGTATCATGACAGAACTAGGAAAGCCTAATCTGTCCGACAATTTTCCTCTGCTTAAAAAGCTTGACCTGCAGGGGATAAGGCGTCGCATGACAATTCATTACAGCAAGATATTTGAGGTCTTTGATCGCTTGATTGATCAAAGACTGGATCAAAGACAAGAACATGGTTACAATACTAGTACCGAATCTTCAGATTTGCTGGATACTCTTCTCAATATTAGCCAAGACAAGAGTGTGGAGATTGATGGAAATGACATCAAACATTTGCTTTTg GATTTGTTTGTTGCGGGGGCTGACACAACCTCGAGCACATTGGAATGGGCGATGGCAGAGCTACTCCATAGCCCAGAGGCTTTATCAAAAGCAAGATTGGAGCTGGAACAAACAATTGGCAGGGGCAAACCACTTGAGGAATCAGACATCACTCGATTACCTTATCTACAAGCAGTACTCAAAGAAACCTTCAGGTTGCACCCAGTAGCTCCCTTATTTCTCCCCCGTAAAGCCTCAACAGACGTAGAGATCGCTGGCTTCACAGTGCAAAAAGGTTCAAAAGTTTTAGTCAATGCGTGGGCTATTGGCAGAGATGAAAGCACATGGGACAACCCTCTCATTTTCATGCCCGAAAGGTTCTTGGGATCAGATCTTGATGTCAAAGGCCGCAATTTTGAGCTAATCCCCTTTGGAGCTGGGCGACGCATTTGTCCTGGTTTGCCATTGGCAATCAGAATGTTACATATAATGTTAGGTTCACTTATTAACTCTTTTGATTGGAAGCTTGAAGATGAGAAGATGGACATGGAAGAGAAATTTGGTATAACCTTACAGAAGGCTCAACCCCTTCGTGCTGTCCCTATGGCCATTTAG